One window of Henckelia pumila isolate YLH828 unplaced genomic scaffold, ASM3356847v2 CTG_525:::fragment_3, whole genome shotgun sequence genomic DNA carries:
- the LOC140873263 gene encoding transcription factor IIIA-like isoform X4: MRQNTTLNGSVPGGGPPEKLHQRSFKCPLEDCQSSYRRKDHLNRHMLQHQGKLFECPVEDCKRRFTFKDNMNRHIKEFHSEHSYEKPKEYVCAEPGCGKVFKYPSKLRKHENSHVRLDSVESLCAEPGCMKYFSNEQCLKDHVRSCHRYIVCGECGIKQLKKNIKRHLRKHETGVSSDGIECGFKGCLLKFSNTSNRNQHIKAVHLGLKPHTCSILGCCQKFAYKHVRDNHETSGCHIYIPGNFEESDEQFRSRPRGGRKRKYPVIETLMRKRVSLNEGSEFLSRLLSVESEQ, translated from the exons ATGAGGCAGAATACTACCTTGAATGGATCAGTACCAGGTGGGGGACCACCTGAGAAGCTCCATCAA AGGTCTTTTAAATGCCCACTTGAAGATTGCCAGTCCAGCTACAGAAGGAAGGACCACTTGAACAGACATATGCTACAGCATCAAGGGAAGTTATTTGAATGCCCAGTCGAGGACTGTAAACGGAGGTTCACATTTAAGGATAACATGAATCGGCACATTAAAGAGTTTCACAGCGAACATTCGTATGAGAAGCCCAAGGAATATGTCTGTGCAGAACCCGGGTGCGGAAAGGTGTTTAAATATCCATCTAAATTGCGGAAACACGAGAACTCTCATG TAAGGTTGGATTCGGTGGAATCATTATGTGCAGAACCAGGCTGCATGAAATATTTCAGTAATGAGCAGTGCCTCAAAGACCATGTTAGGTCTTGTCATCGGTACATTGTTTGTGGTGAATGTGGGATCAAACAACTGAAGAAAAACATCAAGCGTCATCTTCGGAAGCATGAAACTGGGGTTTCCTCTGATGGAATCGAGTGTGGTTTCAAGGGATGTCTGCTTAAATTTTCAAAT ACATCAAATCGGAATCAGCATATCAAAGCTGTTCACTTGGGACTTAAACCACATACCTGCAGCATTCTTGGTTGTTGCCAGAAATTTGCTTACAAGCACGTGCGGGATAACCATGAAACATCAGGTTGCCATATCTATATTCCT GGAAATTTTGAAGAGTCTGATGAGCAATTTCGATCGAGACCAAGAGGTGGAAGAAAAAGAAAGTACCCAGTTATCGAGACTCTGATGCGGAAAAGGGTTAGCTTAAACGAGGGGTCTGAATTCCTCTCGCGGCTGCTTTCTGTCGAGTCTGAACAGTAG
- the LOC140873263 gene encoding transcription factor IIIA-like isoform X3: MEKDVEKARGPIFRDIRRYYCEFCGICRSKKSLISSHILAHHKEETGENEEKVTEGKRNTCEDCGASFWKPAHLKQHMQSHSLERSFKCPLEDCQSSYRRKDHLNRHMLQHQGKLFECPVEDCKRRFTFKDNMNRHIKEFHSEHSYEKPKEYVCAEPGCGKVFKYPSKLRKHENSHVRLDSVESLCAEPGCMKYFSNEQCLKDHVRSCHRYIVCGECGIKQLKKNIKRHLRKHETGVSSDGIECGFKGCLLKFSNTSNRNQHIKAVHLGLKPHTCSILGCCQKFAYKHVRDNHETSGKF, from the exons ATGGAGAAAGACGTAGAGAAAGCTCGAGGGCCGATTTTCAGGGATATTAGGAGGTATTATTGCGAGTTTTGTGGGATTTGCCGATCGAAGAAATCATTGATTTCATCTCATATTCTCGCTCATCACAAG GAAGAAACGGGAGAAAATGAAGAAAAAGTGACAGAGGGGAAACGGAACACTTGCGAAGATTGTGGGGCTAGTTTCTGGAAGCCTGCTCATTTGAAACAACATATGCAAAGCCATTCTCTCGAG AGGTCTTTTAAATGCCCACTTGAAGATTGCCAGTCCAGCTACAGAAGGAAGGACCACTTGAACAGACATATGCTACAGCATCAAGGGAAGTTATTTGAATGCCCAGTCGAGGACTGTAAACGGAGGTTCACATTTAAGGATAACATGAATCGGCACATTAAAGAGTTTCACAGCGAACATTCGTATGAGAAGCCCAAGGAATATGTCTGTGCAGAACCCGGGTGCGGAAAGGTGTTTAAATATCCATCTAAATTGCGGAAACACGAGAACTCTCATG TAAGGTTGGATTCGGTGGAATCATTATGTGCAGAACCAGGCTGCATGAAATATTTCAGTAATGAGCAGTGCCTCAAAGACCATGTTAGGTCTTGTCATCGGTACATTGTTTGTGGTGAATGTGGGATCAAACAACTGAAGAAAAACATCAAGCGTCATCTTCGGAAGCATGAAACTGGGGTTTCCTCTGATGGAATCGAGTGTGGTTTCAAGGGATGTCTGCTTAAATTTTCAAAT ACATCAAATCGGAATCAGCATATCAAAGCTGTTCACTTGGGACTTAAACCACATACCTGCAGCATTCTTGGTTGTTGCCAGAAATTTGCTTACAAGCACGTGCGGGATAACCATGAAACATCAG GGAAATTTTGA
- the LOC140873263 gene encoding transcription factor IIIA-like isoform X2 — MRQNTTLNGSVPGGGPPEKLHQVSLCHAERSFKCPLEDCQSSYRRKDHLNRHMLQHQGKLFECPVEDCKRRFTFKDNMNRHIKEFHSEHSYEKPKEYVCAEPGCGKVFKYPSKLRKHENSHVRLDSVESLCAEPGCMKYFSNEQCLKDHVRSCHRYIVCGECGIKQLKKNIKRHLRKHETGVSSDGIECGFKGCLLKFSNTSNRNQHIKAVHLGLKPHTCSILGCCQKFAYKHVRDNHETSGCHIYIPGNFEESDEQFRSRPRGGRKRKYPVIETLMRKRVSLNEGSEFLSRLLSVESEQ; from the exons ATGAGGCAGAATACTACCTTGAATGGATCAGTACCAGGTGGGGGACCACCTGAGAAGCTCCATCAAGTAAGCCTCTGTCACGCTGAG AGGTCTTTTAAATGCCCACTTGAAGATTGCCAGTCCAGCTACAGAAGGAAGGACCACTTGAACAGACATATGCTACAGCATCAAGGGAAGTTATTTGAATGCCCAGTCGAGGACTGTAAACGGAGGTTCACATTTAAGGATAACATGAATCGGCACATTAAAGAGTTTCACAGCGAACATTCGTATGAGAAGCCCAAGGAATATGTCTGTGCAGAACCCGGGTGCGGAAAGGTGTTTAAATATCCATCTAAATTGCGGAAACACGAGAACTCTCATG TAAGGTTGGATTCGGTGGAATCATTATGTGCAGAACCAGGCTGCATGAAATATTTCAGTAATGAGCAGTGCCTCAAAGACCATGTTAGGTCTTGTCATCGGTACATTGTTTGTGGTGAATGTGGGATCAAACAACTGAAGAAAAACATCAAGCGTCATCTTCGGAAGCATGAAACTGGGGTTTCCTCTGATGGAATCGAGTGTGGTTTCAAGGGATGTCTGCTTAAATTTTCAAAT ACATCAAATCGGAATCAGCATATCAAAGCTGTTCACTTGGGACTTAAACCACATACCTGCAGCATTCTTGGTTGTTGCCAGAAATTTGCTTACAAGCACGTGCGGGATAACCATGAAACATCAGGTTGCCATATCTATATTCCT GGAAATTTTGAAGAGTCTGATGAGCAATTTCGATCGAGACCAAGAGGTGGAAGAAAAAGAAAGTACCCAGTTATCGAGACTCTGATGCGGAAAAGGGTTAGCTTAAACGAGGGGTCTGAATTCCTCTCGCGGCTGCTTTCTGTCGAGTCTGAACAGTAG
- the LOC140873263 gene encoding transcription factor IIIA-like isoform X1: MEKDVEKARGPIFRDIRRYYCEFCGICRSKKSLISSHILAHHKEETGENEEKVTEGKRNTCEDCGASFWKPAHLKQHMQSHSLERSFKCPLEDCQSSYRRKDHLNRHMLQHQGKLFECPVEDCKRRFTFKDNMNRHIKEFHSEHSYEKPKEYVCAEPGCGKVFKYPSKLRKHENSHVRLDSVESLCAEPGCMKYFSNEQCLKDHVRSCHRYIVCGECGIKQLKKNIKRHLRKHETGVSSDGIECGFKGCLLKFSNTSNRNQHIKAVHLGLKPHTCSILGCCQKFAYKHVRDNHETSGCHIYIPGNFEESDEQFRSRPRGGRKRKYPVIETLMRKRVSLNEGSEFLSRLLSVESEQ; the protein is encoded by the exons ATGGAGAAAGACGTAGAGAAAGCTCGAGGGCCGATTTTCAGGGATATTAGGAGGTATTATTGCGAGTTTTGTGGGATTTGCCGATCGAAGAAATCATTGATTTCATCTCATATTCTCGCTCATCACAAG GAAGAAACGGGAGAAAATGAAGAAAAAGTGACAGAGGGGAAACGGAACACTTGCGAAGATTGTGGGGCTAGTTTCTGGAAGCCTGCTCATTTGAAACAACATATGCAAAGCCATTCTCTCGAG AGGTCTTTTAAATGCCCACTTGAAGATTGCCAGTCCAGCTACAGAAGGAAGGACCACTTGAACAGACATATGCTACAGCATCAAGGGAAGTTATTTGAATGCCCAGTCGAGGACTGTAAACGGAGGTTCACATTTAAGGATAACATGAATCGGCACATTAAAGAGTTTCACAGCGAACATTCGTATGAGAAGCCCAAGGAATATGTCTGTGCAGAACCCGGGTGCGGAAAGGTGTTTAAATATCCATCTAAATTGCGGAAACACGAGAACTCTCATG TAAGGTTGGATTCGGTGGAATCATTATGTGCAGAACCAGGCTGCATGAAATATTTCAGTAATGAGCAGTGCCTCAAAGACCATGTTAGGTCTTGTCATCGGTACATTGTTTGTGGTGAATGTGGGATCAAACAACTGAAGAAAAACATCAAGCGTCATCTTCGGAAGCATGAAACTGGGGTTTCCTCTGATGGAATCGAGTGTGGTTTCAAGGGATGTCTGCTTAAATTTTCAAAT ACATCAAATCGGAATCAGCATATCAAAGCTGTTCACTTGGGACTTAAACCACATACCTGCAGCATTCTTGGTTGTTGCCAGAAATTTGCTTACAAGCACGTGCGGGATAACCATGAAACATCAGGTTGCCATATCTATATTCCT GGAAATTTTGAAGAGTCTGATGAGCAATTTCGATCGAGACCAAGAGGTGGAAGAAAAAGAAAGTACCCAGTTATCGAGACTCTGATGCGGAAAAGGGTTAGCTTAAACGAGGGGTCTGAATTCCTCTCGCGGCTGCTTTCTGTCGAGTCTGAACAGTAG